The Periplaneta americana isolate PAMFEO1 chromosome 14, P.americana_PAMFEO1_priV1, whole genome shotgun sequence region GCTTCCTAGGACAGTTGTGTGAGCATAATGGAATATGACATTCTAACGAATAATCTATTTTCTGGTTCTGCTTCTTGAACAAAGTACGTAGATTATTTGTACAATCTGAATTATGCGTgcacgaataaaagagaaataatgCAATTGTAATAAAGGTAAACTACTGACGGAAACAcgaatatttcaaattattcgCCATACGTTCTATACATATGTCACTAATATAAACCCGTGAAGAAACTACAAAATATGGTACTGTACACAGCTTGTTTGAACAAGTTAATTGAAGaaggaaagtaggctatatgtgaAGGATTTTATGATTATACAGggttaaccgtaagtaattttattaatttcaagatGTTATccttttgagatatttcaaacaaaaatgcttaatataattttgctcgtttgtacttccttttcaagaaaaacaaatattttatatgaaacattttatggcgtattttgggaaaactattgaattaattccagatatgctcagtcaatttaagagagcattctATTATGATGATaactgattgaaagaattttagttttctcctttaaatctgcagaaatttgatcccaataaatgtaacttttcgttccggaaaggaattttaaaacgtgaTGCACTCTGACAATCCTGTAAAGGTTATTGTTTGGACAGATGCAATTCGCGTAATGCAAGAGATGGATGAGACACTGAGATATATAAACACAACACAATAAaactgcttcaagtaaaatttgatttcttgtataaagtttaccggttactactgtaaaaattaaagtgggagggAGAGAGGCTGAAGAAAATGCTTCTAGTACGACAAACGGagattttttaatcattaattagatttatataaagtaaaataagcTTTTTTGTTGTCTGTGTttaccgaatatttaattaaaattaagtcgaatttaaaattaatatttttaacttttttcgtttaacgtaaaataagcatgtcgtatttttattatttcctttggagttttaaacgttttaaaattttgttctcATAACGTGACAGAAGCtttctctagaatattcaattgaaatgacaGAGTAGAatcttttcaatttaatttgaaataagcatattttattgcctgcgttttctgaacatttaattaaaattaggttgtagagtttattttaaatttttcaatatattatttaacgtgaaatgagcagtGTTCATTTTCCGCTCTCTATCGCAGTTTAAACACAAAAGTTAAACGATATATCATctgagtttaaaaacaatgtacgtgGCAATGAACTTCAACTTCCCTGTTCATAACAAGTCATATAAGGGATTGTTCAGAGCAACATAACAAACTTAACTTTATGTGCACTCCCTGCTGATTAGGCAGCGTTGCACGATcttgtaattgatttattttaaaatgcacatttttctggaaaactattcaaaatacagaaaaatggtATTTGTCTTTTTTGTTGCTCCTTACTGAAGGAATCATCCAcgagaattaatgacattacttacgattcatattatatattacaacattaaaatatattacagtacgaataatatttattatgaatttctgaaacaaaaaataggtaggcctacagctaCGTAAATCGCACAAGTATTTCTAGAAAACTTAGACGCCTTACGTCATGGGATTATAAGAAAAGACTATGTGCAATGTGGAACACGAAAGCTTGTTTCGAtctttgtgaaataaaataaaataatttaaattagttcTGCTTCTTGAGCGGTAATTCAAGAAATAAATCACAAATAGGATTATCAGTTACTACGTAAGAAAGAACATAATTCTTTCGAAGTTCATGAAACTTGTAGAATGAGCAATTTAAAACTGGCCGGCTGTATAAAGTGACACCAGGAAAtgttatgagaaaaaaaaaaactcttttttttttttttactcacatTAGAACTGGATATGTTTACTCTTCAAAATGTTATGTTGGATGTGAGCTTCCTGTGCACCGATCGTAGTGCAGCAAAGATTAGCAGACATAATAGTCAGCACAGCTAGCTGGACCGGACCGTTTTAAGTTGCTCATCCTCTAATGAACTATTAAGTGTTATCGCAATTATATACTGTTACATGTTaccatgtttttaataataataataataataataataataataataataataatattattattattattattattattattattattattctttcttttttaaggAGACGTGAAGATATCACTGTAAAGGCTGGGTTCGACTTTTGGGAAGATAAAAACGCTATTTTCAGAGACGTGCGGGGTATAAGGGTGCATCCACAGTATAGGATTCATAACAGAACTAGTTTCGATATAGCATTGGTGAAGGTAAGcaaatatttactgtatattgttACGTACTGTAGTCCAGTATTACATGTATGTTACAATCATATGTAAATATATgagtttcatatatatatatatatatatatatatatgaatggtTTCTATGTAAATACACATATATTTATGAAGCTAAGATAGTAGGTCATATTTTATATGGCCCTTGTGTATTACTATGTGTAGAGATGaaaaatgctatttttatttcctaatttttctcatattttagAGTTTGGTACATTACAATAAAGTTCAATATATTtgcgatattttaaaatattaaacagaaCTAAATACAGTCCATATTAAGTCTAATTAAAAGCTGTGAAATTCCATTAAATAAAAACGTTTAATAATAGATTCAGACAATAGAGTCTTGATCATTTACGGTAATTCTGTTAAAATTggtttctgttattattttaaaattaactgtACTCTCaacaatagaaaagaaaattaactaACTTATGTAGCCTACATCTCAACAatcatttaagaatttgttattattatcgccgcggcctcatacttaacatgtcggcatcatataataacgtgcggtgtgcttttaaaacataattttgccgaccgattgttgctctgtaggtttcactctaagcgtcacgttgtcacgtctacttcttCGATAAGAATatgcactagtttgttatattgttaaatggctattattattattattattattattattattattattattattattattattattattattattattattattattattatttcatataattatgagtacgttgacatttttaaatcttaataataactctttaataataatttttaatcacataccttaatgttcgtcctcagcacaagacattgcaacctcggttttggtccacgtggattagataagtagttgtcatttaataatggaagcagcttattggttgcaatattgaaattgaggcgagtgattggagcggcgacataagaaattgaaaacaataatacaattaaatttcaaagacctgccggaatgttaagcatgagaccaCGGCGATAATACTTATTAGTCAAGACCGAAGATCTTTCggaaaaaaactatttttctaTTGATAATGTATGGCTTTGGTACTTTGTACTTACACGTTTCATGAACATTTATGCTTTATGAGAGTGCCTAAAACAGCCTATTTTGATGTTTTtgctaatttttttcaatttaaaaatagacagcgaaattttatattatttttgccCCTCTTTGTGAAGTACTATTTTAGAAAAACGAAGATCTACGTTCTAAAAGCAACAATGACTTCAATTcttctatatctctctctctctctctctttctctgtgaGTGGAAGAGCGCTTCTTATTGACTAAACTGGCTAGCTTTACTGACAACAATGGGCACAACCAACCACAGATCACAAACAGAGCAACCAACAATTTGGTAATTTAAATACGCTAAGTATTTCGAAATTCAATATCCAACGTCTTGTTTTCAGTTTACTTCAGTTTTAATGTCAGTGCAGTGATGACAATGCCAAAAGTAGCGAGTTTCAAACCAAACCGTATAAGGCAGTGGCTTCAAGACTTTCCGAAGTTTTCGACAGATGGGAAAATTATATTGTGCCAAACATACAACAAGGTCGTTAGTTGtcatcttttattttttattgattttatttcagagttacggCTTTCATTTCACGGCATTAGGCGTTAGGCCTAATAGGCCTAATGATGTAAGCATGTATCAAgagattatattaatttaaaattatctgAATTAATTATCAAATAATTTGCTATTTGCACTCTATATAGAATTCTTCTTTTTGGTTTCGAGATTTAAAAAGTCCTGTTTAATTCAGCATATACAATGAGCGTTACATAAGGCAAATGCTGAACACAAATCTAAAATTAAACTCTTTTGACACAATCACCTGAAGAATCTAGCAAAGAAACAGTCTTACAGTGACTTTGTCATGCCGTTGTTGCGGCTGATATTTCATTTCGGAAACTAGAAAATCCAAAATTCAAAGCCTTTGTTTTTATATTCCCTCCCTTCTGAGTCAACGGTGCGCAAAAAGTACTTGGATTCAACATAAAATGACGCAATTAACGGAATCCGACAAGATATTGGAGACTCACATACCTGGATATCAGTTCACGAAACGACTAATGATCTTGGTCGATACACAGCGAATTTAGTTGTCGggaaattgaattcaaatgcgCCAGCCCGAACTTATCTGATATGCACAAAGCAACTTCTAAGACAAACCTGGAAACAATTGCACAATTTGTCAACAATGGACTGAAAGTACTAATAATTTTGAAGGAAACAAAGTGCTGCTCGCCTATACAGATAGTTATAGGGTAGAATTTCCTAGGGTCAATAAATTAACCTCTACAATGAAGAAAATTTTCGTTAAGTCATTGTCAAGGACACAGACTTTCAGAGAAGAGCTCCCAGATACTCCTCTGTCACCTCAACCAGTTCTTACCCGATGGGGTACATAGTTAAAAACAGCAGAATACTACAGTGAACATTTATTAAAGATACAGaaagttatataaaaaatgtacCCGAGGATGTTGCTTGTGTCACTTCGGCAAACCAGTTACTTGAAGATCCCTCAATCCACGGCGATTTGGCTTTCAATAGGTCCCATTTTACGTTTCTTGTGGCAGTCATTTCAGAATTGGAAGGTTCATTAAAACCTATCTATGAAAACATGGTTTTACTGGAGGAGTTAAAAAGAATCAAGGAAGCGCCAAGAGATGTGGGAGAAAAAGTGCGTACAAAAATGGAAAAcgtgttacaaaagaaacaacaaGGGCCCGAAAGAACTGTGTGCAGCAACAGATATtcttgtagggaaatacgatgtAGTTGACTGCAACATTCCAGTTGAACACGTGCCGAAAGTTAAGTACCCCCGACACGGCTGTTGATGTAGAACGTTCTTTTTCTGCTTATAAACTGATTTTCACCGATAAGTGCCAAAGTTTTTCTCTAGAACTCTTAGAGAAGCTTTTATTGAGAAGCCAATTATGGTTTGAACAGTTGAAACAATTTTTGTGGAGATTTAAATGCCTTTAGGTGAATACATATCATTTTAAGTGACAGTACCGGTGAACAATTAAATACTATATCCTACAGTTTACAACTATGTATAGCTCTAATGTTAGTCTCTCTGCATTTGCCAATCAATTCGCTAATTTGTTAACATTGTAGtactacttttttttaatatatatagtgTTTCCTATCCTCtaattttagagcctattttatgttttataaagccTAAATGAGTTACTGAAAGAACCTATTGTAGGCACCAATTTAGGACTTAAAAATCCGCGGTTCACATTATATCATGTGATGTTGAAAGCATTTTCAGTCAATATAAATCTGTCATCAGAGACAACAGAATACATTTTCGAGTCCTTGAAAGGCACTTTCGTAGTGTTTTGACTTGGTAGCAGGAAGTAAATTCAATAAATTGAAagtaaaacattgcaaaataattaTCATTTTTGGTAAGTTTAGATCCATTTTtaattactattaaaataaaaataactaacatatatttacacatttacacattttttacatataaatcctttccatTCACATAAGTAACTGAAGCATACGAGGTCTccgtgacagctggcaactgtttctcggaattgcctatctggGGACCTGTGAAACTGCAATTTCCTCTCTCACCACAAGTGAGAAGAGCTGTCATCactaaaaattgtactgtaactaacacacataaacattgatgtgtcacTTAGTAGTGctttgtaagttatcataacgctgaaTTAGGAAgcaataatttcataaacatcagctacctctgttttcgtttccaatcataaacatgtctctagggagtgcatgttgtttctcaatggccagagcgctttttttcccagtacaaggcagtgttccacgataatcgtcagtcatttgtgatggacaacttgagaaTGAATCTCACTTTGTACTGTAAGTCTTAAGCAGTTGGCGAGATAGCATAATTTATACTTGTTaatactgcatattgtttatattcacatacaaTATATTGaaagataattaaatatttttcctattttgtcacataagaacataaaaaattaatattttctcgaCTTTAAGCACCAAAAAATCCGAGCTGTAATTAGATTACATAAAATCTTAGTGAATCAATTTCTCTCGGCCGCGTTCTGTTTTTTAATCTAAATTTACGGGTAATCGTGCAGCATGTTCAACGAGAAGCGATTAAACTGTCAAACTAGAAATTTTGAACCGATAAATTATGTTGAGATTATGCAGATAATATGTTAATTGTTAGACGTCcaataatatacattattattaaattacgtaATCATTATGTATTAATTGCGTAAAAAGATTAGGGtaaatcaattaattacaataattaattttcaatataaatacagTAGTGTCATGAATTGAGCGATGACGGCTACACCATAGAGCATTTGACATTGTGGGTTGAAAAATGCTTAATGCATGGCTCATTTTGTAATGACAGGAATGTAAGATATGACGAACTATATGGTAACGACTTTATAATACAAAAGTAAAAATTGTATGATGaatatgtaatgtgtgacgaattCCCCGTGTGACCGGTAATTTGTGACTAATCCGCAGGATCCTGTTTtagagtaaaatataaaaatgtttacatACGTTTTAATTCTTATAGACCTTTGATAGAAAAGCATAACAGGCTAAACCATGTAAACTTCAATACACCAAATTGGATGTTCCGACGGAACGCCATGTTTCTTTGCCgattttgaaattataattaatagatGACATAATTCTATATGCCTGTGTAACAAGGACCTTATTCTAGAGAATGAATTACATGGATGAGTGACTGGATGCTCAACATTATGCAAATGTTAGCCATCCAAGAGAAATAATGTAAGGCAAACTcgactaatttcgtgatacttctTTTCaaatttaccacgaaattataccagcgacAAATGTAATTTTGATGGTATACTATCAatggtaaaaaaatatactatctgtaacatagattttgttcactaCGCTCTTCCAGTGATGTTAACGGATTTTTTGGAAACTTcttgaagagttgtgagatctatagctttgTAATTACGAGTGATCACACCATccgattttctttgttaaaagaAGATTTTTTGTTGTGATTTGTGGTTTaattgttttcaatggtaagtactGACCTTGTATATTTTCGTtgaaaatatatatgtttattaGTGTACTGATTATGAAACAGCCTTATTTTGAGAGgttattttcttattgttttTCACATTCTACGAGGTCATTTTTTCTGTTTAAAATGTTTTACGTATTATAATAACACTCTCTGGTGGAAGAAATACTGGATGCATtagatgtaaaatatttgtatgtgtgtgtatgcagATCATCTCTGATATATTCTGCATGTCGTGCATGTTGCAGATAGCAGATAATCGCAAGGTAAAATGtggaaataaatacaatataaattacaaaaagaGGCAATTGATTGTGTCTTAAAACAAAGAAAACTTCCTCAGGGAGACCTCGATTTTTCTTGGCAAGTTAGACGAGGACTAGGAAGGAACCAAAGAGAATGACATTTCCAGACTCCCAGATGAGTTAAAGAGGTAGATAACGAAGCAACATCACCTTCAGGAGCCAAATGAAAAGctgtgcttaaagaaaagccgAATTATAAGCCTAATGATCTCTTGCCATCTCGCTTAGAAAATTTCTAGGAAAACAACCATGGTGGAAAATGGTTTAGGTGTATCAGTGATTTAATTAAACATGTCAAAGCCTTTCAAAATTCCGAAAGaactttaatttttgtattgtaggtatgaatctgacagaggaatttaaaatttgactgaatattCCTAAATTATACCAACTCTTCTAGAATGCTATATTGTTTTGTATActtgtattgcttgtttgtaactattgtataaatttatttgaggtaaaaatgctgatATGTAAGTTCCAGAacactcttgtttttttttttttttttaccttctctccagaggcggctcctcagggcaggcagggtaggctaagcctacctcaacacatttagaaaaacctgaaagtggatatttattaactaccccaacacatttggaaaaccttatataattatatattcttgtctaggtgcttagaaattcttcaattaactatgaatgggattttttgagggttagttggacgttgcttactgctggcagttcgatttatgcgacaagaatacactggacagatcacgatgcgtcagaaggtaggcacaagcgaagttagccgaccttccacgtaacttcaaagctggccctggagtaagcattaaaagagatcgctattctaaatgctttcttagcgcatgcgttctatgctgaagccagcgcgctagaattctgcctgccctaacgagaacccacgagcattatcgaacacctacgatttgcgaaatttctgtttgaaagtttcacgagttggaacgtagattgttacgagtagtataacagtttttaaacagtgtgttttaaaagatgtttttttaacagtgtattttagaaaatgtgatttttgcaagtacgtactgtatattaatgttaagtatatttggtgatttatagttaatgtaagtgataacaataatattatattatgactgatataataagtaaactgttacgttgtccgttttcgcgtcgtaatgacattgaaaagagaagtattttggacaatggacgacccactcctgcattaagctctattgttcataaagtcagtgctaaaggtgcaagaaaatttaatccttcatggtatgaaacactatgaaatggaaatataaaaattggaggtttatctttagataaggtggaaaaattcaaatatcttggagcaacagtaacaaatataaatgatactcgggaggaaattaaacacagaataaatatgggaaatgcctgttattattcgattgagaagcttttgtcatccagtcggctgtcaaaaaatctgaaagttagaatttataaaacagttatattaccggttgttctgtatgatagtgaaacttggactctcactttgagagaggaacataggttaagggtgtttgagaataaggttcttagaaaaatatttggggctaagagggatgaagttacaggagaatggagaaagttacataacgcagaactgcacgcattgtattcttcacctgacataattaggaacattaaatccagacgtttgaaatgggcagggcatgtagcacgtatgggcgaatccagaaatgcatatagagtgttagttgggaggccggaggaaaaaagacatttggggaggtcgagacgtagatgggaggataatattaaaatggattttagggaggtgggatatgatgatagagactggattaatcttgcacagtgtagggaccgatggcgggcttacgtgagggcggcaatgaacctgcggattctttaaaagtcatttgtaagtaagtaagtatggtatgaaacacataaatggctaacaggaagtgaagttaaagctaagctgtaggtggtcacgtttgttattgtaatctaaagaaggtacttggaatcagatcatatttgtaactcggtaagtctaaagagacttgaaaagaatttgaatccaatttcggaaatgttgtctgaacaacaagggttgcaagacaacagtattacaataaactagaaaaaaccgacaaattatgaaacggctcattgatgtaacagtattgttatgtaagcaagagttaaattttcggggggcatgatgaaagcgagctgtcattgaatcgcgggaattacataaaaatgttctgtaaattttgcctaccctggacatttgattacgagccgccactgcttctcTCTCATCAAAATCTTAGTATTATGAAATTACCCGAGACTGCCCAATCAGTACACGATTAGGCAAACACGGCTATTAGTAGAATTTTTAAGTTTATCGAATTTAATGGTATTAAATAGCGAACTATGgatgattccacgttaagaaagaAACATTGAGTATATGGGACTATTTCATCAAATgacagttgccatagaaacgcctacctaccacacAGTTTCTACAATGTATTAGGCAAGCCCCATAAAACCAATGATTTTTCCTTAACGCTCCATATACTAAGTAGAACCTACGATAATCGAAGACCTACTGTATTCAAAGTAAAACAATCAATTAATATCTTTATAATTaatcttaaaaaattaattatcgtCCCTTAATACTCTTTATTTACACAGATGAGACACCCCTTGGCTTATAACCGAGCAATTGAACCCGTTACTATTCCAGCGTTTCGCCAAAAGCTGCCTGTAGGAACAAAAGCCACATTCGTCGGTTGGGGCCTCACTCAGGTACTTTTCATGTACTACTAATTATAATACTTCATTTAggagttaataattttattatgtttttgaaatagagttattcaaaagtcagaatagaatattttattctcaaataAGCTCTTGTTTCAATTGTTTCAATATTGTTgctatggaaaatgaaataaataaaccagCTATTCCTGAGTGTGCTTCTTTTAGCAAATTGATACAAGGAAACAATGCTAATGGGctttattcatttaaaaaaatgaatgttCAGGCAGATTTAAAAGATTCAGAGCTTCCTTAGCTTGCAGTTATTCTCCTCGACTCTACTAGCATCCTCATAGAAGTAGCTAGTTTTCAGAAGTGTACACCACCtagttcgtcaaagactatcAAGAGTGCAGCATAACAGGTGGATCTACATTACACCCGTTACAGATGCTGAGTATGATGATAAAGAATCGTTGAGATGTCATGGGCACCGCAAGTATccggagaaaatccctgtgttgTCGGATCACGTGCTTGCTAAATACAAATTATAAACTCAGGGTATAGCTGGATTTGAACCGGGATTCTGGCTTATAAGCCATTGCTGAACCATCATTTCTGATGCTAATTAACCgcgattaaataataaatattaaatgaacCGAATTGTTACGACACATTTAAAACGTGTGAGAGAAAACGTGCCCACTCGATTACATTTAATTCTAaacgttattttcattttcagaatTGAGTGACTCAGTTCCAAAGTTGCCAAACTCACAAATTTTAAGCCTCTGAGTTCTGCACAGAATGACTGtaaattaccatttatatttgtgcCAAAGTACATGTACTAAATACATATTAGATGATAGTAAATGAGAATtaatttccaattgagagcatatagtttaaaaaaataacgtCTAAGTTTAAACATTAATAACTCTTTTCAGTGTAACTATGGTTTAGGCAACTCTTGCACTGAGCCAcataactgaaaataataaatccaTAACAGACTTCAAGTTAAAGAgtgtaatttgtgttttattagtttcaacctTACATAATAAGTCCTCCAATACTACAAGCCCTGGATGTGACTACGATCTCCAGACAGGATTGCAAATACTTCTGGCTCTATTTGGACATTAACACGATATGTGTTAGCAGTGAGACCAGTTCTGCCATACCCTTCAAGGGTGCCTGCCGTGTAAGTAATACTTCACAAATTCTGTGGTAATCATTTTAATTTCctgaatattcaaattataaaggAAGTTTACTGTAGGTGTAAGTAATCTCCTTAGACAATTTCAAGTGAATACACATTTTGAGCACGCCAGATGCAGAAACATGGTCTTCGGTATTCCGTACGTAGGGCAAATCCGGTAGTGATGCCATACtttctaaaattatatttataaccttttCTCCAAAGGTTCAAAACGGCTGAAAATTCTGAAGCAATATAT contains the following coding sequences:
- the LOC138713452 gene encoding serine protease 46-like isoform X2; translation: MFKTMLLSIILYLVAVCGFSDGSATDEVGSPLQPKIIGGRNASENQFPFVVSILYKRRRACTGTIITRKFILTAGHCVKNKRREDITVKAGFDFWEDKNAIFRDVRGIRVHPQYRIHNRTSFDIALVKMRHPLAYNRAIEPVTIPAFRQKLPVGTKATFVGWGLTQFQPYIISPPILQALDVTTISRQDCKYFWLYLDINTICVSSETSSAIPFKGACRCCHLSKITSTIRTPKCSNSPATARHHYRICPMSYCLK